The Deltaproteobacteria bacterium genome segment GCTAACCATGGATCACGCTGAGCAAGTTGTTTCAAATCGTTAAGAATTTTATCGGCATCTGTAATGCCATGACTTTGATGTAATGCATTGCTATATTTATAAAAATTCAATCTGGAGTAATTACGAGACCACGCGGACCTAATTTCCATGAATTTTGCCCATTTAAAATCAGCATTCGGTTTTGGGGTTGGCCCGTTTTTTTGTACCTTCGCCTGTTTGGCGAACCAATCTGCCATATCAAATACTGTCTTTTTTAAATCTGGTGGCTGCAAATCAAGGCCAAATCGCGTTTTCACTCCGGGAATTTTTTCTATTTTTATAGCTTCATTCAAACGATTGTTGTCTGTACCAGAAATATTCCCATCGAATGCAACTTCACGAATTGTTTCCATTAAAGGACCACCGCTATATCCTCGCTTATTAATTATCTCGTCTTGTAATTCTGTGGTGTTGATTTTTCCTTTTGATAGATGACGAGATAGCAATGCGGCAAAATCGTCACGAGTAGGTATACGGAGTTTATGAAGCTTAGCTAAAATTTGCTGATAGGCTTTTTTCTTAGCTACAGGGATAGAATAATATGAATCAGCTAATAACTTTAAATCCTCCACAGAAAACTTAAGTCCATAAAGTTGCAACGACTGGTTATCATTGCCAGGCAGGTTGGCGATATAAGACGCTACCTGACGAAAAACATTACAGTTATCAGAATGAGAAAAACCTGATTAAGTTAATTGCCTTTCAGAAATACTGCTATTTTTCTCAACCATTGGGTCGATCCTTTTTTTTGTTACTGTTCATCTCTCTAAGCTAACAAGCCTAATTATCGGTAACATATGTATTTAGTTGTTTATTTTTGAACATTCTTTATTACCGATCGGAGTTCATCAAGCGAAGCAGCCCACCGTTACACTCGCGCGATAACTTAAACATATCAAGAGGTTAAACCCGGCAGTTTGAAGCGGCGGACAAGTTGGTATTTGCGCAGCCGTAAGCGTGTAGCTAGTTGATTTTTAACAGCAAAATACTTCTTTGGTGCTAAGCTCCATGGTGCCAGACACTATTATCCCGGGACACTATTATCCTGCTTTTCCCCACCGAATGAAAATAACCCAAAATGCTTAAATATTTGCCTTGAGGGAAATAATAATGCTTAAATATTTGCCTTGAGGGAAAATTATAAGTAATTGTAGGTGAATGGATATCCTGAAGACACGCTATTTAGAAAACTATATGCTTTTAGATCTTAATGATGAAAAGATGGTTTTTGTCGGCGGGCCCCGTCAGGTTGGGAAGACGACTCTTGCAGTAGAGTTACTTGCTAAAAAGTTGCAACCTGCAGGCTATTTAAATTGGGATAATCGTGAAGATCGAAGAAAAATTTCTTCTTCACTCTGGCCGGGCGATGCAAAGCTACTGATTCTTGATGAGCTGCATAAATATAAAAAGTGGAAGAATTTTATTAAGGGTGAATATGACAAGCTTAAGCATGTGTACAAGTTCATCCTGACTGGCAGTGCCCGTATGGATACCTTTCGCCGAGGTGGGGATTCTTTGCAGGGGCGATATCATTATTACCGATTACATCCGTTTTCACTTGCAGAGCTGAATGGCTTTTGTGCATCGGTCATACCCTTTGAGGAGCTGTCGTTTGAAAATCTGCCACAGGCATACGGCATTGATCTGCTTGAAAAATTCGGTGGTTTTCCTGAACCGCTTTTCAAGGCAGAAGAGCGGTTTATCCGAAGATGGCACAATGAAAAGATTGAGCGTATGTTCAGAGAAGACATACAGGAGATGGCGATTGTTAACGATCTGGCCAGTATGAAATTACTTTCGGACTTGCTTCCATCACGAGTCGGATCGCTTCTGTCTACCAATGCCCTTCGTGAAGATCTTGAAGTATCGTTCAAGGCTGCCAAACGATGGCTCGATCTGCTTGAATCGTTTTATTATTGTTTCCGTATCTACCCATATTCTACCAATGCCCTTCGTGTACTTAAAAAAGAGCCTAAGTTGTACCTTTGGGACTGGTCAGAAGTTGCCGATGAAAGTGCCCGGTTTGAAAATCTTATCGCATCACATCTATTGAAACTAACTCATTACCTTTACGACTGCGAAGGGTATCGGGCAGAACTTCAGTTTTTGAGAGACCTCGATAAACGGGAAGTAGATTTCCTTGTGACCAATGACAAAAAACCGTGGTTTGCTGTTGAAGTCAAACTCCAGGACTGCAATCCATCAAAGACACTCATCCGTTTTAAAACCAAGTTAGAAATTCCCTGGTGTTTTCAGGTTGTCAGGCGATCTGGAATCGATATTCTGGCAAATGGAATACGGATAATTTCCGCAGACAAATTTTTAACGGGATTATGCTGATAAAATGCCAAGCCCAAGCTCATGGTGCCAGACGCCGCTAAGTATTGCTAGGCATTAGAGCACCGATATCTATTGCATTGCATTATATTATCTTTATTGATAACATAATGATATGGAATTCGAGCGCCTACTAGAATTAGTTAGTGATGAGCCAGTATTTGAAACGTCCTTGCTACTGGCAGGCAATGTCAAACCGCCCGGCGTACGCTTACAACTTGCTCGATGGGCAAAGAGCGGTAAGGTGTACCAACTGCGGCGGGGGCTATATGCTCTCGCTCCACCCTATCAAAAAGTGAAGCCCCATCCTTTCTTAGTTGCCAACCGCATGCAGCGGGCTTCTTATGTTAGCGGGTCATCGGCGCTGGCCTTTTTCGGGTTGATCCCTGATACCCTGTATGCCACGTTCAGTGTCACGACAAGGAGGCCGGAATACCATTCAACCCCACTTGGGAATTTTGCCTTTCAGCATATCAAGCCATTGTATTTGCGGGGTTACCTCGTGCATGAACTAGGTTGCGGGCAGCATGCTTTCATCGCCACTCCTGAAAAAGCACTGCTCGATTTGGTTTATTTGCAACCAGCCGGAGACACGCTAACCTATTTGCAGGAATTGCGCCTGCAAAACCTGGAACGCCTCGACTTGATCGCGCTGCAACAACAAGCGGAAATTTTTGGCAGCCCGAAAATGCTGCGAGCTTTTGAGGTCATTCGTAAGTTGGTTAAAACCGAAGCGCAGGAGTACGAAATGTTATGAAGGATTACCTGTTTGAACTAGTTCGCAGCGCAGCCCAACCAAGTGCAGGCCGCAACCTGGCGCGCGAGTATCTGCAGGCACGTATTTTAGCTGCTTGGCAACGCGCTGGTGCAATGATCCCGCTGGCCTTTCATGGCGGCACAGCATTACGCTTTCTTTATGCCCACGGTCGCTACTCGGAAGACCTGGATTTTGCCCTAGAACAAGCTCACGATCAGTATGATTTTCGGCGATACCTTAAGGCGATCCGTTCTGAGCTAAATCATGAAGGCTATTCGATCGAGTTAAAAGTCAGTGACACCAAAACGGTACACAGCGCCTTTGTGCGTTTCCCCGCTTTGCTTTATGAATTGGGACTATCTCCCCAACGTGCTGAAGTGTTGGCGGTAAAAATTGAGGTGGATACCAATCCACCGACCGGCGCGGTCCTTGCCACCACGGTGATTCGTCGCTTTGTAGTGCTCCAATTGCAGCACCATGATGAAGCCTCGCTGATGGCCGGCAAGTTACATGCCGTCTTGCAGCGCTTCTACACCAAAGGCCGCGATATTTACGATTTGCTATGGTACTTAAGTGATCCAAAATGGCCAGCACCAAACCTGGTATTGCTCAATAATGCGCTGCAACAAACGAATTGGACAGGCGACAAGCTTACCAATACGA includes the following:
- a CDS encoding ATP-binding protein; the protein is MDILKTRYLENYMLLDLNDEKMVFVGGPRQVGKTTLAVELLAKKLQPAGYLNWDNREDRRKISSSLWPGDAKLLILDELHKYKKWKNFIKGEYDKLKHVYKFILTGSARMDTFRRGGDSLQGRYHYYRLHPFSLAELNGFCASVIPFEELSFENLPQAYGIDLLEKFGGFPEPLFKAEERFIRRWHNEKIERMFREDIQEMAIVNDLASMKLLSDLLPSRVGSLLSTNALREDLEVSFKAAKRWLDLLESFYYCFRIYPYSTNALRVLKKEPKLYLWDWSEVADESARFENLIASHLLKLTHYLYDCEGYRAELQFLRDLDKREVDFLVTNDKKPWFAVEVKLQDCNPSKTLIRFKTKLEIPWCFQVVRRSGIDILANGIRIISADKFLTGLC
- a CDS encoding nucleotidyl transferase AbiEii/AbiGii toxin family protein — encoded protein: MKDYLFELVRSAAQPSAGRNLAREYLQARILAAWQRAGAMIPLAFHGGTALRFLYAHGRYSEDLDFALEQAHDQYDFRRYLKAIRSELNHEGYSIELKVSDTKTVHSAFVRFPALLYELGLSPQRAEVLAVKIEVDTNPPTGAVLATTVIRRFVVLQLQHHDEASLMAGKLHAVLQRFYTKGRDIYDLLWYLSDPKWPAPNLVLLNNALQQTNWTGDKLTNTNWRQVVRTRLMGLDWEQVLADVRLFLEPSFDMALLTKENLMRLLG